Genomic window (Paenibacillus sp. PK3_47):
CAGCTCGCTGATCGGCGGAGCGGTTGCACTTCTGGCAGGTGTGATATGATTTAGTAACATGTACTGATATACTCAATGTTAGGAGGTGGACCGGTGAGCAGCGCATCCTCAGAGCGCAAACATAACGCTATTCTTGATGCTGCTTATGAGCTCTTCGGTTCAGGCGGTTTTTACGAAACGAAGATGTCGGAAGTGGCAGAGCGTGCGGGAATTGCAAAAGGCACGGTCTATTTATATTTCAAAAGCAAGGAAGACCTGTTCATGGCCGTTACGCGGCGTGACTGTGAAGGATTTCTGCTGCAGCTTGAGGACAAGCTTCAGGCTTGCGGCACTCTGGCAGACAAATTATCGGTTATCGCCGTGCATCATCTTTTTTATTACTATGAACGCAAGCAGCATACCAAGCTGTTCTTCCGGGCTCCCAACAACAATCCGGAGCTGATGGCTTATATGGCCCAATTCATGCAGGATTACATGCAGGCTGTAGTAAAGGTGCTGCTGGAAGGCAAGGCGAGGGAGCCTGAGCTGATGGCGGAGTCCTATATCGGGATGCTGGACCGCCTGAAGATGGATATTATGCTGAACCCCGGCTTTTCGGAGCAGGATGCGCATAAACGGGCGGAATTTGCTGCCGGGCTGTTCATCCACGGGGCATTGGGCAGCATGAACGCTGATGAGGTACATAACCTGCCTG
Coding sequences:
- a CDS encoding TetR/AcrR family transcriptional regulator, with the protein product MSSASSERKHNAILDAAYELFGSGGFYETKMSEVAERAGIAKGTVYLYFKSKEDLFMAVTRRDCEGFLLQLEDKLQACGTLADKLSVIAVHHLFYYYERKQHTKLFFRAPNNNPELMAYMAQFMQDYMQAVVKVLLEGKAREPELMAESYIGMLDRLKMDIMLNPGFSEQDAHKRAEFAAGLFIHGALGSMNADEVHNLPVAEEQEEA